The Microbacterium sp. KUDC0406 genome includes a window with the following:
- the manA gene encoding mannose-6-phosphate isomerase, class I, translated as MLMSLTNAPRDYAWGSTSLLAELEGRAPAAGPEAEVWFGDHPGDPADLADGRTLDAVTGGSLSFLLKLLAAADPLSIQVHPTREQARAGYALEAALPADDPHRNYRDDNHKPELIVVLSERFEALAGLRPVDGTLRLLEALGDGAGVCALRSRLTGGGDVLRDTIGWLLSGDAQPEVDDVIAALAAAESSEFATELAVVRSIAGRYPGDPGVIVALLMNVLVLSRGEGVFLRAGLLHAYVSGLGVEIMAASDNVLRGGLTPKHIDVRELLAILDTTPGEVPVLHPGAGAVTAYEVPVPDFALRRAQVDGAGLAVQVDGPAMVLATAGEIVVRGADGEPVTVPVGTAVFVSAEERRLVLEGSGEAFIAQPGATN; from the coding sequence ATGCTGATGAGCCTGACGAACGCGCCGCGCGACTACGCGTGGGGATCCACCTCTCTGCTGGCCGAGCTCGAGGGGCGCGCTCCCGCCGCCGGGCCCGAGGCGGAGGTCTGGTTCGGCGACCACCCCGGCGACCCCGCCGACCTCGCCGACGGCCGCACTCTTGATGCGGTGACCGGCGGCTCGCTGTCGTTCCTGCTCAAGCTGCTCGCCGCCGCCGACCCCCTGTCGATCCAGGTGCATCCGACCAGGGAGCAGGCGCGCGCGGGGTACGCCCTGGAAGCGGCGCTGCCCGCCGATGATCCGCATCGCAACTACCGGGACGACAACCACAAGCCCGAGCTGATCGTCGTGCTGAGCGAGCGGTTCGAGGCGCTCGCCGGCCTGCGCCCCGTCGACGGCACCCTGCGGCTGCTCGAGGCACTCGGGGACGGCGCAGGGGTGTGCGCGCTGCGCTCCCGGCTGACCGGCGGAGGCGACGTGCTGCGCGACACGATCGGATGGCTGCTCTCCGGCGACGCGCAGCCCGAGGTCGATGACGTGATCGCCGCGCTCGCCGCGGCGGAATCCTCCGAGTTCGCCACGGAGCTGGCTGTCGTGCGCTCGATCGCCGGGCGCTATCCCGGCGACCCCGGCGTGATCGTGGCTCTGCTGATGAACGTGCTCGTGCTCTCCCGCGGCGAGGGCGTGTTCCTGCGCGCCGGCCTGCTGCACGCGTACGTGTCGGGTCTCGGTGTGGAGATCATGGCGGCGAGCGACAACGTGCTGCGCGGCGGACTCACGCCCAAGCACATCGATGTGAGGGAGCTGCTCGCGATCCTGGACACGACGCCCGGAGAGGTTCCGGTGCTGCATCCCGGCGCCGGCGCCGTCACCGCGTACGAGGTCCCCGTACCGGACTTCGCGCTGCGTCGGGCGCAGGTCGACGGCGCCGGGCTCGCGGTGCAGGTCGACGGACCCGCCATGGTGCTGGCCACCGCGGGTGAGATCGTCGTGCGCGGTGCGGACGGCGAGCCGGTCACGGTGCCGGTGGGCACCGCCGTGTTCGTCTCCGCCGAGGAGCGCCGGCTCGTGCTCGAGGGCAGCGGCGAGGCGTTCATCGCCCAACCGGGCGCGACGAACTGA
- a CDS encoding O-antigen ligase family protein — translation MAQYSKHPAAPAPTAPERETTGHLMLRGYIVLTLFATLAHTAVFNLLGSTGAIVAMGLLTAGILGIWIPAIARQRPTRFPWRRLPWVALGYGAFALLSVIWSEWPSATLITWALWLAVTVNALFAATMLTWQELVRALSSALKWIVGLSLAIELWVALVLQHPILPNFADVPSGKIDPHIYWVRGNLFTDGRIQGIVGNAHTLSMMCLLALMVFGVLFAARVRRRGALVVWGVIALVLLYKAASATSVLCGLAAGVVLLVALLMRRAHRPSQRTAIYTGGLLVVVAGIATGFILRDQVLAAFGKDSDMTGRFEIWAKVWERAITHPIIGNGYSSPWVPWDPGFQGWIVDHKLTVFHAHNMWLDVFFQLGVVGVLLMATAWAALAWRAWFFAVDRPRWDLDAKRPYSPLSLLPTMVVAALLVEGLAESAPIMLWGWMLLVMFSFKIKAVPLVGVGLDERSSVLAHGEQARQVP, via the coding sequence ATGGCCCAGTACAGCAAGCACCCCGCGGCTCCCGCACCGACGGCCCCCGAGCGGGAGACCACCGGGCACCTGATGCTGCGCGGGTACATCGTGCTCACGCTTTTCGCGACTCTCGCGCACACCGCGGTGTTCAACCTGCTGGGATCCACCGGCGCCATCGTCGCGATGGGACTGCTGACCGCGGGCATCCTGGGGATCTGGATCCCCGCGATCGCACGGCAGCGCCCCACGCGCTTCCCCTGGCGGCGGCTCCCCTGGGTGGCGCTCGGCTACGGCGCCTTCGCCCTGCTCTCGGTGATCTGGTCGGAGTGGCCGAGCGCGACGCTGATCACCTGGGCGCTCTGGCTCGCCGTCACCGTGAACGCCCTGTTCGCCGCGACGATGCTCACCTGGCAGGAACTCGTCCGCGCACTGTCCAGCGCCCTGAAGTGGATCGTCGGCCTCTCGCTCGCGATCGAGCTGTGGGTCGCGCTCGTGCTGCAGCATCCGATCCTGCCCAACTTCGCGGACGTCCCCTCGGGCAAGATCGACCCGCACATCTACTGGGTGCGGGGCAACCTGTTCACCGACGGGCGGATCCAGGGCATCGTGGGCAACGCGCACACGCTGTCGATGATGTGCCTGCTCGCTCTGATGGTCTTCGGCGTGCTGTTCGCGGCCAGGGTTCGCCGACGCGGTGCCCTCGTCGTCTGGGGAGTCATCGCACTCGTCCTGCTGTACAAGGCCGCTTCGGCGACGAGCGTGCTCTGCGGACTCGCGGCGGGCGTCGTGCTGCTGGTCGCCCTGCTGATGCGCCGCGCGCACCGCCCCTCGCAGCGCACCGCGATCTACACCGGCGGTCTGCTCGTGGTCGTCGCCGGCATCGCCACCGGATTCATCCTGCGCGATCAGGTGCTGGCCGCCTTCGGCAAGGATTCCGACATGACCGGCCGGTTCGAGATCTGGGCGAAGGTCTGGGAGCGCGCCATCACGCATCCCATCATCGGGAACGGTTACTCCTCCCCCTGGGTCCCCTGGGACCCGGGCTTCCAGGGCTGGATCGTCGACCATAAGCTCACCGTCTTCCATGCGCACAACATGTGGCTGGACGTGTTCTTCCAGCTCGGCGTCGTGGGCGTCCTGCTCATGGCGACGGCCTGGGCGGCGCTCGCCTGGCGCGCCTGGTTCTTCGCGGTGGACCGTCCGCGCTGGGATCTCGACGCGAAGCGCCCCTATTCGCCGCTGTCGCTGCTGCCCACGATGGTCGTCGCCGCACTGCTGGTCGAGGGACTCGCGGAGTCCGCGCCGATCATGCTCTGGGGGTGGATGCTGCTCGTGATGTTCTCGTTCAAGATCAAGGCGGTCCCGCTCGTGGGCGTGGGCCTCGACGAGCGGTCGTCCGTGCTCGCGCACGGCGAGCAGGCGCGACAGGTGCCATGA
- a CDS encoding O-antigen ligase family protein, whose translation MTDLRHPLRLLASAEFARAYTITVLIAVFGSFAIERLSSLLTLATVIVVLALVGIAVLFSRREELSLLRLAPTSLLGFLALALLSVVWSTDRSDTLTGWASLLGYAVLAITVGHVRDTLQTVRAIGDTLRWLLIVSLALEVLSGILLDVPFERLGIEGSLAAGGPIQGIFGTRNMLGFVAVIALITFIVEWRTRSVSTPVAVGSVALGAFLALLSASPTVVVLAAGVGVASLALMIVRHAPAERRNMVQWALGAVVVIGLAAAFGLRHQIIRLLDAGSDFSMRADLWNTILDFVPNNAILGSGWIGAWNDSAFPYIYINILLDQQHQSALNAYFDVLLQLGWAGLLLFLVLGGVAIIRSWLVASVRRSVVYAWTPLVLVTLAIDSMFESFTLVGAGWFMLVLCALRAGQSRSWRENIDAVQTGTLPTLRPL comes from the coding sequence ATGACCGACCTCCGGCATCCGCTGCGCCTGCTCGCCTCGGCCGAGTTCGCCAGGGCGTACACGATCACGGTGCTCATCGCCGTGTTCGGCTCCTTCGCCATCGAACGCCTGTCCTCACTGCTGACCCTCGCCACGGTCATCGTCGTCCTGGCTCTCGTCGGCATCGCCGTGCTGTTCTCCCGCCGGGAGGAGCTCAGCCTGCTGCGCCTGGCGCCGACGTCGCTGCTGGGGTTCCTCGCGCTGGCCCTGCTCAGCGTGGTGTGGAGCACCGACCGATCGGACACGCTGACGGGGTGGGCATCGCTGCTCGGCTACGCGGTCCTCGCGATCACCGTCGGACACGTGCGCGACACCCTGCAGACCGTGCGCGCCATCGGCGACACCCTTCGCTGGCTGCTGATCGTCTCCCTGGCGCTCGAAGTGCTCTCCGGCATCCTGCTGGACGTTCCCTTCGAGCGTCTGGGCATCGAGGGCTCACTTGCCGCAGGCGGTCCGATCCAGGGCATCTTCGGCACGCGCAACATGCTCGGATTCGTCGCCGTGATCGCCCTGATCACGTTCATCGTCGAGTGGCGCACCAGATCCGTCTCCACACCGGTCGCCGTGGGCTCCGTGGCGCTGGGCGCGTTCCTCGCGCTGCTCTCTGCCTCGCCGACCGTCGTCGTCCTCGCCGCGGGAGTCGGCGTCGCGAGTCTCGCTCTCATGATCGTCCGGCATGCTCCGGCCGAGCGCCGCAACATGGTGCAGTGGGCCCTCGGCGCGGTCGTGGTGATCGGGCTGGCCGCCGCCTTCGGGCTGCGGCACCAGATCATCCGCCTGCTCGACGCCGGATCGGACTTCTCGATGCGCGCCGACCTGTGGAACACGATCCTGGACTTCGTTCCGAACAACGCGATCCTCGGTTCCGGCTGGATCGGCGCCTGGAACGACTCGGCATTCCCGTACATCTACATCAACATCCTGCTCGACCAGCAGCACCAGAGCGCCTTGAACGCCTATTTCGACGTGCTGCTGCAGCTGGGCTGGGCCGGGCTGCTGCTGTTCCTCGTGCTCGGCGGCGTCGCGATCATCCGCTCCTGGCTGGTCGCCAGCGTGCGGCGGTCCGTCGTGTACGCATGGACACCGCTGGTGCTGGTGACCCTCGCGATCGACTCGATGTTCGAGAGCTTCACGCTGGTCGGCGCCGGATGGTTCATGCTCGTGCTGTGCGCGCTGCGCGCCGGACAGTCGAGGTCGTGGCGGGAGAACATCGACGCCGTGCAGACCGGGACGCTGCCGACGCTGCGCCCCCTCTGA